The following are encoded together in the Sparus aurata chromosome 1, fSpaAur1.1, whole genome shotgun sequence genome:
- the lrrtm1 gene encoding leucine-rich repeat transmembrane neuronal protein 1 — protein sequence MLMDFLLIGLYLKWPLKKPPGLILCLLGIFLRTVPLVEGVCPRLCRCDSKLLYCEGLNLTDIPRNLSSAMGLSMRENNLTELREGQLAGLSQLTWLYLDHNNIDIVEEGAFDRLRRVKELDLSSNRIEILPNGTFRPLPNLRILDLSYNRLQALEPDLFHGLRKLTNLHLRYNALKFVPVRIFQDCRSMQFLDLGYNQLQSLARNSFAGLFKLTELHLEHNELVKVNLAHFPRLISLRTLYMHNNRATIVVNTLEWTWHFLEKIDLSANEIEYIEPHVFESAPNLKVLMLDSNRLTSLDQHILDSWSSLDSITLTGNDWECSRNVCALASWLSAFRGQRDNSLLCSSPDTAQGEDVLDAVYAFQLCEDPPIDVTTAGLYASTRDLAQGGSVFLGPFTTNPYEGEGGEVVTSSFTVTVGHDDLESTMQIHKVVTGTMALIFSFLIIVLMLYVAWKCFPAGIRQLRQCFSSQRRKQKQKQSMQQMAAISTPEYYVDYKPNHIEGALVIINEYGSCTCQQQPSRECEV from the coding sequence ATGCTAATGGATTTCCTTCTAATTGGACTGTATTTAAAGTGGCCACTGAAGAAGCCCCCTGGGTTGATACTGTGTTTATTGGGCATTTTTCTGAGAACGGTTCCCTTGGTGGAGGGGGTTTGTCCAAGGCTGTGCCGCTGCGACAGCAAGCTGCTGTACTGCGAGGGGCTCAACCTCACAGACATTCCCCGCAATCTGAGCAGTGCCATGGGCCTGTCCATGAGAGAGAACAACTTGACCGAGCTGCGTGAAGGCCAACTGGCTGGTCTGTCACAGCTCACCTGGCTCTACCTAGATCAcaacaacattgacattgtggAGGAGGGTGCATTTGACAGGCTAAGACGGGTCAAGGAGTTGGACCTCAGCAGCAACCGGATTGAGATTCTGCCAAATGGTACCTTTAGGCCCCTCCCAAACCTGCGTATCCTGGATCTCTCATACAACAGGCTGCAGGCACTAGAGCCTGACCTGTTCCACGGCCTTAGAAAGCTCACCAATTTGCATTTGCGCTACAATGCTCTAAAATTTGTGCCAGTGCGGATTTTTCAAGACTGCCGAAGCATGCAGTTTCTGGACTTGGGATACAACCAACTGCAGAGCCTGGCACGAAACTCCTTCGCTGGCCTCTTCAAGTTGACTGAGTTGCATCTTGAGCACAATGAACTAGTTAAAGTCAACCTAGCCCACTTCCCTCGTCTCATCTCTTTACGTACTCTGTACATGCACAACAATCGTGCCACTATTGTTGTTAATACACTGGAATGGACATGGCATTTTTTAGAGAAGATTGACCTGTCAGCCAATGAAATCGAGTACATTGAGCCACATGTTTTTGAGAGTGCACCCAACCTAAAGGTGCTAATGCTAGACTCCAATCGGTTGACATCTTTGGACCAGCACATCCTGGACTCTTGGTCATCTCTGGACAGCATTACCCTGACAGGGAATGACTGGGAGTGCAGTCGCAACGTGTGTGCCTTGGCCTCTTGGCTGAGTGCCTTCCGAGGCCAGCGTGACAATTCCCTGCTGTGTTCAAGCCCCGACACCGCACAGGGCGAGGATGTCTTGGATGCTGTCTACGCTTTTCAGCTATGTGAGGATCCCCCAATAGATGTGACTACAGCAGGCCTGTATGCCTCTACAAGGGATCTGGCCCAGGGAGGCTCTGTTTTCCTGGGCCCATTTACTACCAACCCTTATGAGGGTGAGGGTGGTGAGGTGGTCACCAGCTCTTTCACTGTCACAGTAGGCCACGATGACTTGGAGAGCACCATGCAGATCCACAAGGTGGTGACTGGTACCATGGCACTCATCTTTTCCTTTCTCATCATTGTACTCATGCTGTATGTGGCATGGAAGTGCTTTCCAGCCGGAATAAGACAGCTGAGGCAGTGCTTCAGCAGTCAGCGCCGTAAGCAGAAGCAAAAGCAAAGCATGCAGCAGATGGCTGCGATTTCTACACCGGAGTACTATGTTGACTATAAACCTAACCACATTGAGGGAGCTCTGGTAATCATCAATGAATATGGCTCATGCACTTGCCAACAGCAACCTTCTCGGGAATGTGAGGTGTGA